From the genome of Pseudomonas sihuiensis:
CCGCCGATGGGCAGCACCTGGCCGGTCAGGGTCAGCTCGCCGGTCATGGCCACGCCCTTCTTCGGCGCCTGGTTGCGCGCCAGGGAGAGCAGGGCGCTGGCCATGGTGATGCCGGCGCTGGGGCCGTCCTTGGGCGTGGCGCCTTCCGGTACGTGCAGGTGGACGAAGGCCTGGTCGAAGAAGGTCGGGTCACCACCGAACTGTTTCAGATGCGAGCTGACGTAGCTGTAGGCGATCTCCGCCGACTCCTTCATGACGTCACCGAGCTGGCCGGTAAGCTTGAAGCCGCGATTGAGCGTATGGATGCGCGTCGCCTCGATCGGCAGGGTAGCGCCGCCCATGCTGGTCCAGGCCAGGCCGGTGATCACCCCGGTGCCGGCCAGCACCCGCTCGTTGCGGAATACCGGCATGCCGAGGGCTTCCTCGAGATCCTTGGCGCCGATGCGGATCTTCGCCTCGGGATCGTCCAGCAGTTTCACCACCGACTTGCGCACCAGCTTGCCCAGCTGTTTCTCCAACTGGCGTACGCCGGCCTCGCGGGCATAGCCCTCGATCACCGTGCGCAGCGCCGCATCGCTGATGGACAGGCGCGCTTTCGGCACGCCAGCTTTCTCCAACTGCTTGGGCCACAGGTGGCGCTTGGCGATGGCCAGTTTTTCCTCGGTGATGTAGCCGGACAGGCGGATCACCTCCATGCGGTCGAGCAGCGGCCCGGGGATGGAATCGAGGGTATTGGCGGTGCAGACGAACAGCACCTTGGACAGGTCCAGGCGCAGGTCCAGGTAGTGGTCGAGGAATTCGACGTTCTGCTCCGGGTCCAGCGTTTCCAGCAGCGCCGAGGCGGGGTCGCCCTGGTAGCTGGTGCCCATCTTGTCGATCTCGTCGAGCATGATCACCGGGTTCATCACCTCGGCTTCCTTCAGTGCCTGCACCAGCTTGCCGGGCATGGCGCCGATGTAGGTGCGGCGATGGCCCTTGATCTCCGCTTCGTCACGCATGCCGCCTACCGAGAAGCGATAGAACGGCCGGCCGAGGGATTCGGCGATGGACTTGCCGATGCTGGTCTTGCCCACGCCGGGCGGGCCGACCAGCAGCACGATGGAGCCGGCGATCTCACCCTTGAAGGCGCCGACGGCCAGGAACTCAGTGATGCGCTGCTTGATGTCGTCCATGCCGGCGTGGTGCTTGTCCAGCACCTTGCGCGCGCGGCCCAGATCGAGCTTGTCCTCGCCGTGGATGCCCCAGGGCAGGGCGGTGGCCCAGTCCAGGTAGTTGCGCGTGACAGCGTATTCTGGCGAACCGGTTTCCAGGATCGACAGCTTGTTCAGCTCCTCGTCGATGCGCTTCTGCGCCGGTGCGGGCAGGGTCTTGCCTTCGAGGCGGGCGAGAAATTCCTCACGGTCGGCACTCTTGTCATCCTTGCTGATGCCCAGTTCCTGCTGGATCAGCTTGAGCTGCTCCTTGAGGAAGAATTCACGCTGGCGTTCGCCGATCTGCTTGTTGACCTCCGCCGACAGCTCTTTCTGCAGGCGGCCGACCTCTACTTCCTTGCGCAGCAGCGGCAGCACCTTTTCCATGCGCTTGAGCATGGGCACGGTATCCAGCACTTCCTGCAGCTCCTGGCCGGAGGCGGTGGTCAGAGCGGCGGCGAAATCGGTGAGTGGCGACGGGTCGTTGGGGCTGAAGCGATTGAGGTAATTCTTCAGCTCCTCGCTGTATAGCGGGTTGAGCGGCAGCAGCTCCTTGATCGCATTGATAAGCGCCATGCCGTAGGCCTTGACCTCGTCACGCGGATCGTTCGGTGGCTGTGGATATTCCACTTCGGCCAGGTACGGACCGCGGCGGCTGAGCCAGCCGCGAATACGCACGCGGGTCAGTCCCTGGGCGACGAACTGCAGTTTGCCGCCTTCCTCGCTGACGTGATGTACACGCACCAGTGTGCCGTGCTCTGGCAGGGTATCGAGGTCGAACTCGCCATGTTCGTCCGGCGGGGTGTCGACGAAGAATACCGCCAGGCATTTATGCTCGGTATTGCCGACGCGCGTCAGCGTGCGGCCCCAGGGCTGCTGGTTGACCATGACCGGCAGCACCTGCGCCGGAAAGAACGGGCGGTTGTGGATGGGGATGATGTAGAGCTTGTCCGGCAACAGCTGTGCGGGCAGTACCAGGCCGGTGCTATCGGCCTTGACGTGAACTTCGACAGCTTCGGGGGTGTTGTCCTGATCGTTCATGGAGCACCTTTGCGTGTACGTTGGTTGCTACATGGGGCGAGTGCAGGATTTTTTCAACGTTTCAGTCGAGGCTCAGGCGAATGCCTTGCAGGCGCTGCTCAATCAGTGGGGTGAGCAGGGCGAAGCACTCACCGGGCGCCAGGCGAATCTGTGCCGACTCGATCAGGTCACTCTGCAGGCGCTCGATCAGCGCGAGCAGATGCGAGTCCTGTTCCTGATCGAGCATGCGGTTGCAGAGAAAGCGCAGTTGCATCTGCAGCCCAGGCGGGCAGCGCTCGTAATTGGCCGCGCGTACCGCCAGGCCGCGCAGCCTGGCGAGGTCTTCGAGCGAGCGGCAGGCCTCGCCGAGCCCGCGAATTCTGGGGTGATGTTGACGGTAGAGGCGATCTTCGAGTTGTTCGATCACCGTCAGCAGTGTTTCGATCAGTCGGCAGTGGGCATCGAAGTCAGCGGGTTTGCGGCGCAACTGCGGCCAGTGTTGCTGCAGGGGAGGTAGTTGCATGCTGGCGCCGGGCCAGTTCAGCCAGAGCTGATCCAGCTGCTGCGCCTGCGCATTGCGCTGCGTGACGCTCGCGGCATCCTGCTGTGCGCCCAGTCCACGATGTTTCTGCAGGGCCTGAAGCAGGTCGAGGCAGCGCTGCACGATCTCGGTGTCCGCCTGTTTGCTGGCTTTCAACTGGCGATTTTCCGCGCGGTGGGTGAGCCAGTAGCTCAGTGTGAGCAGCACGACCAGCAGGGTCAGAAAAATGAGGGCGGCATCGCTCATCGGGGTTCGCTTGTCAGGGACGGTCGAAAGGAGCGAAGCAACTCTCCTGCCATTTGCCGGAGGCTGTGTAATGCGGTTCAGCGGGATTGATCGGGTGCACGGTAATAGGGCCTGAGGCTGTCCGGAGCTGTGATTTGGTGCGCTGGTTGCTATAGGTGCAACCATTTCGCTGATGGATGGTTGCGGCGTTTTCCCTGGGAAAGGAGTAAAGTGCAACCCTTGTTTCGTGCCGCCAGTCTTTTGCGATGCTGCAAGCCCGTGTGATCCGCCTGGATGAACAGGCCCATGAACATGCCCATGATCATCACCAATTGGTGATGTCCCTGGTCGGCCGCGCCGAATTCGAAGTCGGCGGCCGCGGTGGGGAAGTCTGCCGTATGCGCGCCTGCCTGGTGCCGGGCGATGCCGCCCACCAGTTCGCCGGCATGGGCGACAACCGCATGCTGATTCTCGACCTGGACGAACAGGATACCCCCAGCGAAGACCTGGAGCTGCTCCACCGTCTGTTCGAAACACCGCGTTATCCCGCCCTCGATGTCGATTTCCAGCACCTGCTGAGCTATGCCGGCGCAGAGCTGGAGCGCTATGGCAGCGACTCGATTCTGGCACGCTCTCTTGGCGGCGTATTGCTCCGAGCCCTGCATCTGCGCCTGTTTGGCGAACAACGCCGGCAGCCGCAAGGGGCGCTGGATCTGCAGCGCCTGGACGATTACATCGGTGAGCACCTGGCGCGGCGTATCAGCGTCGCCGAGCTGGCGCACGAAATGTGCCTGAGCCCCAGCCACTTCCATGCTCAGTTCAAGGACAGCGTCGGACTCACGCCACACCAGTACCTGCTTCAGACTCGCCTCGACCGCGCCGCGCGCATGCTGCGCGAGAGCAATCTGCCGCTGGTGCGTATCGCCGAGGAATGCGGTTTCTCCAGCCAGAGTGCGCTGACCACTGCCATGCGCCGCTATATGGGCCTGACCCCGAAACGTCTGCGCCGAGAATAGCGCCGCTGCTGGCCAATTGCCGCTGGCCGGTTTGCCGCCGGCCAGCTAGGCTATCACCTCAGTACGCCAAACTCGGTTGCCAGGACGGCATGTAATCCTATGAACGTCCGGCCTTCGGCTCGGGCCAAGGTACGCGCATGACTGGTTGCAATTCCCGCCTGCTCCCCCTCGTTCTGTTCGCCGCCCTGGTCCTGCCCGGCCTGGCGCATGCCGCGGCACTGCAGGCCGAGCTGGTGGATGCCGCCGGCCAGCCGCTGGCCGATGCGGTGATCAGCCTGCGCGGCCCGCTGCACGCGCCACAGGCATCGCCGCCGGCGCGCATGGATCAGCGCAACAAGCAATTCCAGCCCCATGTGCTGGCGGTGCGCACCGGCACCTCGGTGTCCTTCCCCAACAGCGACGACATCCGCCACCAGGTCTATTCCTTCTCGCCGGCCAAGCGTTTCGAGCTGCGCCTGTACCAGGGCACGCCGAGCGACCCGGTGCTGTTCGACAAGCCCGGGCTGGTGGTGCTCGGCTGCAATATCCACGACTGGATGCTCGGCTATATCTACGTCACCGACGACCCCTGGTTCGCCGTCAGCGACGAGCACGGCCGCGCGGCCATCGCCGAGTTGCCGGCCGGGCGCTACGCCGTGACCCTGTGGCACCCGGGCAACCCGCAGCTGCTGCCGCAGGCCGCCGGCGAGCTGCAGTTCGACGCCCAGGCGCCGCGCCAGCGGTTCGTCCTGGCCAGCAGCGGTCCTGCCGAGTCACCCGCGCCGCCGGCGCCGAGCGCGTTCGGCGAGGCCTTCAGGAAAGCCGCCGAAGATGCTGCGCAGTAGCTTCCAGGCGCGTATCGCCGGCGTCCTCATCCTGCTGTTGCTGGTGGTGATCGGCGCTCTCTATGTTGCGGTGAAGGCCGCCACCGATGCCGCAGTGCGCGCCCAGGCGCAGGAGCAGTTGAACGTCGGCAGCCTCGTCTTCGAGCAACTGCTGGCGCTGCGCAGTGACCAGTTGCAGCAGGCCGCCCAGGTACTGGCGGCCGATTTCGGCTTCAAGGACGCGGTGGCCAGCGGCGATGCGCCGACCATCCGCTCGGCACTGGCCAACCAGGGCGCGCGCATCAACGCCGACGCGGTGTTCCTGCTGGGGCTGGACGGCAGCCTGCAGGTGAGCACCGACCCGGGCATCGATGCCGAGGCGCTGGCCCGTCTCGACGGCCAGCTGCAGTTGCCGCGGCGCGACGGCCCGCGGCTGTTCCTGCTGCCCATCGGCAGGCAGATCTACCTGCTGGTGGATGCCACGGTGAGCGCGCCGCTGCCGATCGCCCGGGTGCTGATGGGCTTTGCCGTGGACCACGAATTCGCCCTGCAACTGCGCGAGCTGACCCACCTGGAGCTGAGCCTGGTGGCCAGTCGCGACGGCGCGGCGCCGACCTGGATCAGCACCTTGCCGGGCAGCGCCCAGGCCCTGCTAGAGGCGCAGATGGAGGTGGCCGGCGCGATGCCGCAGCGCCTCGACGACGGCGTCGAGCACTACTTCGGCCAGCACCTGCAACTGGCCAGCGGCCCCGGTTACCGGGTCGAGGCGCTGCTGCACAAATCTCTCGGCGAGGCCGAGGCGGCGTTCGCACCGCTGGATCGGCGCATCCTGCTGATCAGCCTGGGGGCCATGCTCGCCTCGCTGGTCGGCGCGCTGTTGCTGGCACGCAGCGTGTCGCGGCCGGTGCGCGAACTGGCCGCTACCGCCCAGCGCATCGGCCGCGGCGACTACCAGCAGCCGGTAGCCCTGGCTCGCAGCGACGAGCTGGGCCTGCTGGCGCTGGCGGTCAACGACATGCAGCGCGGCATCGCCGAGCGCGAGCGGCAGCTGGCACACAACGCCCTGCACGACGTGCTGACCGGTCTGCCCAATCGCACCCTGGCGCTGGAACGGCTGGGCAGCGCGATCACCGCCGGGCGGCCCACCGCGCTGCTGTACCTGGGCGTGGGCAACTTCGCCGCGATCAACGAGAGCTGCGGCCAGGGCGGCGGCGACCTGGCCCTGCAGCAGCTGGCTCGGCGCCTGCAAGCGACCCTGCGCCCCGGCGACAGCCTGGCGCGCCTGCTGGGCGACGAGTTCCTTCTGCTGCTGGAGCAGTGCGACGGCGACAGCGCGGTGGCCAGCGCCGACCGTCTGCATCAACTGCTGCTCAAGCCGCTGCGCATCGGCACGCAGGACGTCGCCCTGGACTGCCGCATCGGCATCGCCGCCTACCCGGCCGACGGCGACACGCCGGACGACCTGCTGCGCCGTGCGCGCATCGCCATGCAGGACGCTGCCCAGCAACCTGGTCGCCTGCAGCTCTACCAGCAGGGCCGCGACGCCGCCCAGCAGCGGCAGATCCGCCTGATCCGCGACCTGCGCCACGCCGCCGCGCAGGGCCAACTGCTGCTGCACTACCAGCCCAAGCTGGACATCCGCGAGGGTCGCGTGCGCCAGGCCGAGGCCCTGCTGCGCTGGCAGCACCCGCAGCTGGGCATGGTCTCGCCCGGCGAATTCATCCCGCTGGCCGAGCGCACCGGCAGCATCCAGCTGCTCACCGCCTGGGTCATCGAGGAGGCCCTGCGCCAGCTGCAGGAATGGGACGGGCGCGGCGTCTGGGTGCAGCTGTCGCTGAACATATCCACCGAGGACCTGCTCGACGTCGGTCTGCCGGCACGGGTCGGCGCGCTGCTGGCGCAGTACCGGGTGGCGCCGGAGCAACTGATCTTCGAGATCACCGAGAGCGGCGTGATGCTCGACCCCGAGCGCGCGCTGCGGGTGCTGCACGGCCTGCGCGGCTGCGGCATCGGCCTGTCGGTGGACGATTTCGGCACCGGCTACTCCTCGCTGGCGCAGCTCAAGCGCATGCCGGTGCAGGAGCTGAAGATCGACCAGAGTTTCGTGCGCGAGCTGGACGACCACAGCGAGGACTCGGTGATCGTCCGCTCGACCATCGAAATGAGCCACAGCCTGGGCCTCAAGGTGGTGGCCGAGGGCGTCGAACTGGCGCCCAGCCTGAGCCTGTTGCAGCGCTGGCACTGCGACACCGCGCAGGGCTACCTGATCAGCCGGCCGCTGGCCGCCGCGGCCTTCGAGGCCTGGCTGGCGCAACCCTATCATTCCCCCCTGGCCAAGGTGCACTGAAGCATGCGACTCGCTTATCTGTTGGGCCTGTGCCTGTGCGCCGAGCTGGCTGCTGCCGGCGAAGGCCGCCTGCTGGCCACCGGCGGCGCCACCAGCCTGGAAGGCGCCGCCGGCGGCGGGATCACGCCCTGGGCGGTGCTGGCCGGTTACGGCGAGCGCGGCGAGTGGGGCGCAGACGTGTTCGCCACCCGCGTCGAGACCGGCGACTACCGCCTCGACGTGGCCGGTGTGGCGGCGGCCTACGGCAACCGCATCGAGCTGTCTTATGCACGTCAGCGCTTCGACCTGGGCACCCTGGCCCGCGACCTGCGCCTGCCGGACAACAGCCTCAGCCAGGACGTGCTCGGCCTCAAGCTGCGCCTGGCCGGCGATCTGATCTACGACCGCCTGCCGCAGATTGCCCTCGGCCTGCAGCACAAGCGCCAGCGCGACTTCCTCGTGCCCAGCCTGGTCGGCGCGCAGCGCCGCGAGGACAGCGAAGGCTACCTGGCGGCCAGCCGGCTGATTCTCGGCGGCGCCTTCGGCTACAACCTGCTGCTCAACGCCAACCTGCGCTACAGCCGGGCCAACGAACTGGGCCTGCTGGGCTTCGGCGGCGACCGGCGCGACCGCCATTCCTGGCTCAAGGAAGGCTCGGTTGCGGTATTGCTGGATCGGCACTGGGCGGTGGGCATCGAGTACCGGGAAAAACCCGACAACCTGAGCTTTGCCGGCGAGAGCGACTGGGCCGATCTGTTCGTCGGCTACTTCCCGAACAAGAACCTGGCCCTGGTGCTGGCCTACGCGCGACTCGGCGAGATCGCCACGCTGGACAACCAGGACGGTGTCTACCTGTCCGTGCAGGGGAGTTTCTGAACGTGCGCCTGGCCATGCTCTGCCTGCCGCTGCTGCTGGCAGCCTGCGCCCAGCAGGCGCCGCGCGACGACGGCCTGTACCGCGCCCTGGGCGAGGAGCCCGGTATCGTGCGGATCGTCGAAGGCATGCTGCTGGGCAGCGCGCGCGATCCGCGCATCGCCCGGCACTTTCTCGACATCGATATCGAGCGTCTACGTGAGAAGCTGATCGAACAGCTGTGCTTCGAGAGCGGCGGCCCCTGCGTCTACACCGGCGACAGCATGGAGGAGAGTCACAAGGGCCTGCGCCTGACACCCAGCGACTTCAACGCCCTGGTCGAGCACCTGCAGGACGCGATGGAGGCCGAGGGCGTGCCGACGCCGGCGCAGAACCGCCTGCTGGCGCGCCTGGCGCCGATGCGCGGGCAGGTGATCGA
Proteins encoded in this window:
- the lon gene encoding endopeptidase La, whose amino-acid sequence is MNDQDNTPEAVEVHVKADSTGLVLPAQLLPDKLYIIPIHNRPFFPAQVLPVMVNQQPWGRTLTRVGNTEHKCLAVFFVDTPPDEHGEFDLDTLPEHGTLVRVHHVSEEGGKLQFVAQGLTRVRIRGWLSRRGPYLAEVEYPQPPNDPRDEVKAYGMALINAIKELLPLNPLYSEELKNYLNRFSPNDPSPLTDFAAALTTASGQELQEVLDTVPMLKRMEKVLPLLRKEVEVGRLQKELSAEVNKQIGERQREFFLKEQLKLIQQELGISKDDKSADREEFLARLEGKTLPAPAQKRIDEELNKLSILETGSPEYAVTRNYLDWATALPWGIHGEDKLDLGRARKVLDKHHAGMDDIKQRITEFLAVGAFKGEIAGSIVLLVGPPGVGKTSIGKSIAESLGRPFYRFSVGGMRDEAEIKGHRRTYIGAMPGKLVQALKEAEVMNPVIMLDEIDKMGTSYQGDPASALLETLDPEQNVEFLDHYLDLRLDLSKVLFVCTANTLDSIPGPLLDRMEVIRLSGYITEEKLAIAKRHLWPKQLEKAGVPKARLSISDAALRTVIEGYAREAGVRQLEKQLGKLVRKSVVKLLDDPEAKIRIGAKDLEEALGMPVFRNERVLAGTGVITGLAWTSMGGATLPIEATRIHTLNRGFKLTGQLGDVMKESAEIAYSYVSSHLKQFGGDPTFFDQAFVHLHVPEGATPKDGPSAGITMASALLSLARNQAPKKGVAMTGELTLTGQVLPIGGVREKVIAARRQKIFELILPEANRGSYEELPDYLKEGLTVHFAKRYGDVAKVLFD
- a CDS encoding helix-turn-helix domain-containing protein codes for the protein MLQARVIRLDEQAHEHAHDHHQLVMSLVGRAEFEVGGRGGEVCRMRACLVPGDAAHQFAGMGDNRMLILDLDEQDTPSEDLELLHRLFETPRYPALDVDFQHLLSYAGAELERYGSDSILARSLGGVLLRALHLRLFGEQRRQPQGALDLQRLDDYIGEHLARRISVAELAHEMCLSPSHFHAQFKDSVGLTPHQYLLQTRLDRAARMLRESNLPLVRIAEECGFSSQSALTTAMRRYMGLTPKRLRRE
- a CDS encoding methylamine utilization protein, coding for MTGCNSRLLPLVLFAALVLPGLAHAAALQAELVDAAGQPLADAVISLRGPLHAPQASPPARMDQRNKQFQPHVLAVRTGTSVSFPNSDDIRHQVYSFSPAKRFELRLYQGTPSDPVLFDKPGLVVLGCNIHDWMLGYIYVTDDPWFAVSDEHGRAAIAELPAGRYAVTLWHPGNPQLLPQAAGELQFDAQAPRQRFVLASSGPAESPAPPAPSAFGEAFRKAAEDAAQ
- a CDS encoding putative bifunctional diguanylate cyclase/phosphodiesterase, with amino-acid sequence MLRSSFQARIAGVLILLLLVVIGALYVAVKAATDAAVRAQAQEQLNVGSLVFEQLLALRSDQLQQAAQVLAADFGFKDAVASGDAPTIRSALANQGARINADAVFLLGLDGSLQVSTDPGIDAEALARLDGQLQLPRRDGPRLFLLPIGRQIYLLVDATVSAPLPIARVLMGFAVDHEFALQLRELTHLELSLVASRDGAAPTWISTLPGSAQALLEAQMEVAGAMPQRLDDGVEHYFGQHLQLASGPGYRVEALLHKSLGEAEAAFAPLDRRILLISLGAMLASLVGALLLARSVSRPVRELAATAQRIGRGDYQQPVALARSDELGLLALAVNDMQRGIAERERQLAHNALHDVLTGLPNRTLALERLGSAITAGRPTALLYLGVGNFAAINESCGQGGGDLALQQLARRLQATLRPGDSLARLLGDEFLLLLEQCDGDSAVASADRLHQLLLKPLRIGTQDVALDCRIGIAAYPADGDTPDDLLRRARIAMQDAAQQPGRLQLYQQGRDAAQQRQIRLIRDLRHAAAQGQLLLHYQPKLDIREGRVRQAEALLRWQHPQLGMVSPGEFIPLAERTGSIQLLTAWVIEEALRQLQEWDGRGVWVQLSLNISTEDLLDVGLPARVGALLAQYRVAPEQLIFEITESGVMLDPERALRVLHGLRGCGIGLSVDDFGTGYSSLAQLKRMPVQELKIDQSFVRELDDHSEDSVIVRSTIEMSHSLGLKVVAEGVELAPSLSLLQRWHCDTAQGYLISRPLAAAAFEAWLAQPYHSPLAKVH
- a CDS encoding DUF3034 family protein; the encoded protein is MRLAYLLGLCLCAELAAAGEGRLLATGGATSLEGAAGGGITPWAVLAGYGERGEWGADVFATRVETGDYRLDVAGVAAAYGNRIELSYARQRFDLGTLARDLRLPDNSLSQDVLGLKLRLAGDLIYDRLPQIALGLQHKRQRDFLVPSLVGAQRREDSEGYLAASRLILGGAFGYNLLLNANLRYSRANELGLLGFGGDRRDRHSWLKEGSVAVLLDRHWAVGIEYREKPDNLSFAGESDWADLFVGYFPNKNLALVLAYARLGEIATLDNQDGVYLSVQGSF
- a CDS encoding group I truncated hemoglobin, whose amino-acid sequence is MLCLPLLLAACAQQAPRDDGLYRALGEEPGIVRIVEGMLLGSARDPRIARHFLDIDIERLREKLIEQLCFESGGPCVYTGDSMEESHKGLRLTPSDFNALVEHLQDAMEAEGVPTPAQNRLLARLAPMRGQVIDR